Within the Salmo salar chromosome ssa12, Ssal_v3.1, whole genome shotgun sequence genome, the region AGATAGCTTGGTGAGGCAACAACATATCACAATCAcaacaagtacattttccctcaacaaagtagttatcagcaaagtcagttcTAGAAGGAAAAGACAAGTGTATTTTTGCTGTGGGATTACTAAATAAGGATACTTACCCAAAACTCTTTTTGACTGTTTGAATTCACAACGCTTTCTGTGGAGCTTTGACCTCCTGTTCACATACAAGATAGAGACGGTTTGTTAACAGttaacacacatcacaacttagTCAACACCAATAAACAGAAATCGTGTGGCCAGACTCACTCTCAGTTGGACTCTTTGGGGTGTCAGTTGTCAAGGTAGGACTAACAGTCAAATCTGGTGCAAAGCAAAGTCATTGGATCTGGTTATACAATAAGGTATCTTAATGGGATGATTTAATCAATCCAATATCAACCTCTTTTCTAGTAATTAGGCACATTTGTGATGAAAAAAAGAATAGAAATACCTGGGTAAGATAATATAAGTCAATTTTTTTACTAACTAAAGATTACCAACACACCTGATGTAGGATTCACTGCTGTGCTGGGGGCCAAAGGAGAGGTCAAACCTGGTgagaagagatgagaagagaaaTGTAAATttgtttcaaataaaataaaatggttttgtcacatgcgccgaatacaacaggtgttacaATACAACCTTACCATGAAACACTTACTTTCAACAATGCCGTTTTattaagtaagtaagtaaacaaataaaattttaaaaagtaacacaataaaataacaataacgaggctatatataggagGTCATTcaggtaatatgtatatgtaggaaGATgaaaagtgactatacatagggAATAAACAGCGAGCAGCAGCAGAATAAAAAggaggtcaatgcaaatagtctggttagTCATTTCattaactgtttagcagtcttatggctcgggggtagaagctgttaaggagccttttgaacCTAAACTTGGCAATcctgtaccacttgccatgcagtagcagagagaacagtttatgacttgggtggctggagtctttgacaatttttagggccttcctctgaccccacctggtatagatgtcctggatggcaggaagcttgtccccaatgatgtactgggccgtacacagtaccctctgaagtcggatgccgagcagttgccataccaagtggtgatgcaatcagtcaggatgctctcgatggtgcagctgtataacttttgaggatctgatgacccatgccaaatcttttcagtctcctgagaggggataggcattgtcatgccttcttcacgactgtcttggtgtgtttggaccatgttagtttgttagtgatgcgGACATCAAGGAAGTTGAAGCTCTcaaacccgctccactacagccccgtctatgtgaatgggggcgtgctgagGGAGcgcttgttgtcctggcatcacactgccaggtatctgacctcctctctatgggctgtctcatcattgtcggtgatcaggcctaccaccattgtgtcgtcggcaaatttaatgatggtgttggagacgtgcatgatcacgcagtcatgggtgaacaggtagtacacAAGGAGACTTAACACGCACCTCTgatgggcccctgtgttgaggatcaatgaGGCAGAttttgttgttgcctacccttacaacctgggggcggcccgtcaggaattccaggatccagttgaagaggGAGGATTTTAGGCCCTGGGTACTTAGCTTAGAGATGAGCTTTAAGGGGAACTATGGagttgaacgctgagctttagtcaacaaacagcattctcatgcaggtgttccttttgttctgttgggaaaaggcagtgtggagaccaatagcgattgcatcatttgtggatctgctggggcggtatgtgaattgtagTGGgttctagagtttctgggattatggtgttgatgtgagccatgaccaacctttgaaagcgcttcatggctacagatgtgagtgctacgagccagaagtcatttaggcaggttgccttggcgttcttgggcacagggactatgggggtctgcttgaaacatgtcggtattacagactcagtcagggagagattgaaaatgtccgtgaagacacttgccagttggtcagtgcatgctctcagcatgtgtcctggtaatctgtctggccctgcggccttgtgaatgttgacctgtttaaaggtcttactcacatcggctaagaAGAGCGTGATCTCACAGTCGTACGAAACAGCTGGTGATCTCATGCATGGTTTAGCGTTGCTTGCCTTGATgcaagcatagaaggcatttagctcgtttggtaggctttcgtcactgggcagctcacggttgggtttccctttgtaatccataatagtcttgccacatccgacgagcatcagagccagtgtagtaggattcaatcttagccctgtattaaTGCTTTGCCTGTCTGAtcgttcgtctgagggcatagcaggatttcttataagcatctggaTAAGTGTCCCTctacttgaaagcggcagctctattacaggatgttgcctgtaatccatggattcTGGTTGGCATATGTACGTACAGATGACGTCGGTGattgatgtggtatactcctcaatgccatcggatgaatcccaaaacatattccagtctgtgctatcaaaacagtcctgtagcttagcaagcgtgtcatctgaccacatccgtaatgagcgagtcactggtaagtcctgcttgagtttttgcttgttagcaggaatcaggaggatagaattatggtcagatttgccaaatggagggcgagggagtgatttgtacacatctctgtttgtggagtgaaggtggtctagagattattttctctggttgcacatttcacatcctggtagaaattaggtaaaatggatttaagttttcctgcattaaagtccccagccactaggaacgccgcttctggatgagcattcccttgtttgcttatggccttatacagctcgttgagtgaggtcttagtgcctgcatcggtttgtggtggtaaatagacagctgcaaaaaatatagataaactctcttggtaaatagtgtggtctacagcttatcatgagatattctacctcaggcgagcaaaacctctagacttccttaatattagagattgtgCACCagttgttattgacaaatagacacagaccaccacccttcttcttactgGAGGTTTattgttctgtcttgccgatgcagggaaaacccagccaactgtatatgatccatgtcctcgttcagccatgactcggtgaaacataagatacggATGGTAAAGCAGGATTATCCACTTGCAGACGAATTCTCACCAGGCATCAGGATCTGCGGCCCCTGTATCGGCGTCtcctcttcatgcgaatgacggggCTTTGGGCCTGGTCTGTGAAGAGACGTAAATCTTTCTCCTTCaattcattaaagaaaaaatcttcgcCCAGCGAggaatcgctgttctgatgtccagaagctcttttcggtcataagagacggtggaagaaacattatgtacaaaacaaattacaaacaacgcaaaaaaacatccagaatagcacaattggttaggaacccataaaacggcagccatcccctccggcaccATTCATATTTAACACAGGTAGAACAATTTAGCGTACAAGCAGCCATGAATAAGTCTATGAGTAAACCTGTTGGAGCTTTAGTGAATTAGAGTGAACTAACAATGCAATTGCAAAGTAAGGGATACTTACTAGTTGGTCTCACTGTGATGTCAGGGGTCAAAGTAGAAGTAACAGTCGAAACTGCTGGAAAGTAATACAAGTGAATTATGTATCTGATTACACAAGAAGAAAGGTATTCATTATTTCTGATAGAGAACAACACAACTCAGTCAGTAGAAAGATGAAATGTTCACAATTTCATAATTTGGCATATTATTATTAAAACCCAGACCCTTAAAAGCTTATGGTGTACCATGGGATGCCCCGTTAACATCCCACATAATGCTTACATGGATATTCCCTTCATTAACTTCTAGAATAGTCTCTGCCACTTATGATTGCCTGCTgtctgttaaatgctctacattgGGTGTCACTCTAGTATGGAACCGTGAAATGCAGGGCTGGGGCACGACCTGAACTGGGATACCGTTtgggaaaatgtattttttacctCTAAAAACCCAGCACACCAGATTATACATTATAAGCTTAGACATAGAAGTTATGCAACCACATTTAGAAGTTTTAAGATGAAGCTGACTCCTACTACAATATGTGACAGATGTCATATGAATGCTGTTGGAACACTAATGTTTTGGGAATGTCCTGTGGTGTCCCAGTTCTGGTCACATGTCTCAGATTTCCTTGCAAAAATGTGTTTCCCTGTGAAGATCCACCTTTATTTTTGTTGAACTCTGAAACTCTTCATATGTACTGCAACTGGTTCAGAAAATAATCATTTATGTGGCGTAACAGCAGTAAAAAGTTTATCCTTAGTGGATTACCCCTACAATCCTCTTGCCTCAAAAATGGTTAGTACATTTTCAAGATATTGGTCGTATAGAGCGATCAGTGGCCATGATAAACAAAGCTCTGGCAAATACTATTGAGGCATGGGATGTATTAACCAAAACTCTATCAGATATCAACACCTCTTGAACAAGCAATGGACCTACATGGTAAGGGGAGTTGGGGGACGACGTTTTATCTTCTGAGAATAATATAGAATATTTTTAATTGTAAACTTCACTTCCTTCCTGGAAATGTCTCATTTGTCTGAGAAAAGACAGTCAGCTAGAGATGGATGCTTAACCAGAACGCTTTCTGTGGAGCTTTGACCTCCTGGGCACACGCAAGAGAGAGACTGTTTAATAACAgttaacacacaacacaactTATTACGCCACTAAACTAAAATCATGTGGCCACTTTGGGGTGTCAGTTGTCAAAGTAGAACTAGTAGTTGAACCTGGTGCAAAGCAAAGTCATTGGATCTGATTATACAAAAATGAAGGTATTTAAATGGGTTGATTTAATTAACGAGATATAAACCTCTTTTTTTAATCAGGGGAAATTAAGAGGAAAAACCTGGGTAAAATAAATCTAGTCTATTTGTTTAGGTCCTATATGCTAACTAGAGAAAGATGACTAACACACCTGATGTAGGGTTCACTGCCGTGCTGGGGGTCAAAGGAGAGGTCAAACCTGGTGAGAAGAGATTACACAAGAACAAATGTAAATTAATTTCATATCTAAGGTCATTCAATAAGCAGAAAGAGAGAAGTACACTACACATTACTTACAAATCAGATGGACTAAAATTACACAAATCTGGACTGAAATTACAAGCAGCAATGAATGGGTCAATTCATAAGTTGGATGGAGCTTTAGTGAATTAatgtgaacaaaaatatacatgtAGGTTAAAATTAGTGGATCTACTTACTGGAAGTTGCTGTcactgtggtgtctggggtcaaagTAGAAGTAACAGTTGAAACTAGTGGAAAGCAATATGATTACACAAGAATAAGGTATTACATAATGTTCGTCTCTTAATTTTACAGGCCCGTAATCTAAACTCTCGACTGTATAATTACTATTTGCAGAGATGGAAATTTAGTGGCCCAACACACCTTCTGTAGGACTCACTGTTGTGCTGGGAGGCAAAGTAGATCTAGGACCTGGAGTCAAACCCACTGAGATAACACATATTAATGAAATTAGCATTTTATTAAAGATCGTATTAATGATTATCATGTTGTTGTTGGCCTTTTTAAATTCCTTTATGACTTGTCTTTTCAAAGTGGGCAAAGTAAGACTATAAAAATCACTACGGACAGATTGCTTCTAGTCCTGGTAGATTATATTTCTCCTCATTATAGAGATGATAAGACCAATTCATAAGGTGATAAAGTCTTTCAGGACAGATAAGGTGCTGATTGTTGTTGACAGCTTCCTAGAATGAAGTCACCATGTTATCTAACAGCAGAAGTATAACAGCACATAGATACGATCTAAACACTGAACCAGTTCAACAAAGAATTTAAACTACACAACCTGGGACTCAATACCAGATCAACCTGGGATCTGGCCCAGAATAAGGCAGTGTGGAGATCCATATGTCAAAGTGCTATGCTCCAAGAAGCGAGCAAAAGTGAGTGATTGAGTTATTGGGGGAGGGAGGGTCAGAATTAATATAGtcatattaaacaaatcaaagggTAGTCAGATCATGAAGACCTGCAGCCCTGATAGATTCTTATAATGTATAGATAATGACTCACCTGTAAAGCTGTACCCATCActgcgtggagagagagagtttggtcCTGAGCTCACTCTGTAGTCACAGCTCACCTCCTTACGTTTCACTGTCTGAAGACGTCTGATCAGATCACTCTCAACCACAGAGAATTGACAGAAGCAGCAATTGGAATCTGTGTGTTTCTTCTTCCTGATGTGTGCTCTAAAAATACGCTTACTCTGCTCTCCAACATACAGGTTACAGGTGGTGTCATTACTGACAGAGCCAGGAATTAAACAGGTGATGATGAAGTTCTctttcagactgactgtaatatTTGGTTTCTGACCTGTTGGGAGAGGACAACGACTTAATGAAGTACAAGGCACACTATTCTGCATATAAAAATATACTGTAGAGCCTACAGTCTTTCACAATGCAAGTTCAAATCATGATGGTCATAAACATAACATGGACTTGTGATTTGTTTAACTATTTTGAATTAACTTGGACTGTGATTTAAAAACATTAATTAAAATTAATTGATTTGTTCAAAATAAGTTAGCAATAAATTAAGTATTTGTCcaatgggcacagacgtcagttccacacctagtgttgatttacatttgattgagttgtcAGATAATGTGAATTCAAAGAGAAATCAACAACATTTCAGCCATGTCATTGGATTGAGGTtcaagttgggtgaaaaaaagacaaaCATTCCCCAAATTATTTCAGCAAATCCAAtacattttccacattgatttAATGTCATCAGAAGGAAAACTATTTTTTGTTGAAAAGACAGTTTTTGCCCATACTTATAAGTCTGCACTTAAAAAATGTACATACAATACATATTTCTGTAGTTTTATGGAAGTATCTTACCTATAATAATGTATTTATCACtgcggggagacagagagggtgatCCTGTGTTCACTCTATAGTCACAGCTCACATCTCTCTCCAACTGCAGATGCCTGAACAGATCATTCTTAGTAACAGTGAAGGTACAGAATAGTTTGGATAATGCTGTGTTAAATCTCCTGACCCAAGCCTCTTTGTAGGCCTGAGTCTGGTCTCCAGTGTACAGGTTACAGCTATGACCATCACTGACAGACTCAGGAAGTACACAAATAATGGTGATGTCATGAGAAGATTCGTCATTGACACTAATGTCTGGTTTCTGAAGTTCACCTGTGAGGAGAACACATCAATAACTGTCCATACTGTAGGTTCATGAGAAAACAAACCTCTTTCTGTACTAGATAACTAAAAGAGtaagaaataaatagtttgtaTGTTAGCATGACATTACGTATTCCAATCTGATTACAGTGAGCCAATCAGATCAGTgtattcataataataatactattttACCAAGAATAGTGATAGGAGCAGGATGACTGTGCGTCGATGGATAGTGAGCCTCTACTGTGTAAAAACATCTCAGTTTGATCTCAGCAGATAAACGTTCACCTGCCCACAAGAGCAGCTCAGCCCCTGTGAGTGACCTCGTACAGGGTGAGGGTTTAGGATCTCTCCCCTCTGTGTAGAAGtaacactgagacacagagacagatggaggagtcTGACAGCTCAGCTgaactgagtctctctctctgatgactgTAGAACTCACTGTCAGcctgggaggagggaggtctgtaaTATCAGAATAAAGAAGTAAACCACTTTTAACAGTTTGCTAAAATACATTGCATGAAAAAATCCCTCAAAATCCAAAAGTGCATAACTTCATCTCTTATTGCTTCAGTCAGtatttaaaatgtatattatataaataatatacaatAATCTGGTGTGTTAATCTTGGACCAGAATAGAAAAACACAGGGTATAATAATACATAAACTACCCCGTTTACCCAGGAGAGTGACTGAGACAGGGTCACTGTAAGGAGAGTAGATAGACATCTCTACAGCATAGTAGATACATCTCATGTTGACCTTGGTGGTTCTACGTTGACCTGCCCATTCAAGCAGCTTGGTCCCTGTGAGTGACTGTTGACAGGATGTGGTTTGTTGGAGATGTTGTCTTTCCTCTATGTAGAAGTAACACTGAGACACAGAGGTAGATTGAGAAGTGTGACATCTCAGCTGAACTGTGTCTGTATCCCTGATGACTTCAGGACTCACTGTCAACCTGGGAGGAGGTGGGTCTGTGAGTTCAGAGAGAAATAGTATGTAAATCTAAATTCAACGGATTGCTATGTTCATAAAATCCTCATGTGTAACAGACCTGAGCATTTCAAGAGCATGGACTCATCACTTCAAATTAATTCTAgattttaaaaagacagtgaacATCCTTTTGTGAAACAGTGAAGTCGTTGAAATCAGAATAATATTGTTGCAGGAGTGCATTGTTGCCGAATGTATAACATGTTAAGATTCAAAAGGAGGGTCATGTTTACAATTATGTAAATAACCTACTTACCTTGGACAGTGACTGAGCCAGGGTTGCTGTCAAGGAGGATGTGGGAAAGACTACCAATAGCATAGTAGAAACATCTCACATTGACCAAAGCAGGTGAACGTTTGATCTGACCACGACAGGAGCTCAGTCCCTGTGAGTGTCTGCCGACACGATGAGTTTAAAGTCTCTTTTCTCAGTAGAAGAGATAACACTGAGACACGGAGACGGATGGAGAAGTCTCACAGCTCAGCTGAACTGAGTCGCTCTCTCTGATGAAAGCAGGACTCACTGTCAACCTGGGAAGAGGAGGGCCTGTAAGATCAGAAGAGAGGAGTATTTAAAATGTTTGACTTGTTTTGAGAAATTTACTGACAACCATTCAATTGGATTTAAATATGCATGTCTATTATAAAATCAAGTAAATCTATCAACATTTAATGTTTAAAAACAATTATCTTCATGCTTATTGAGACTAAAGGATTTTGATAATAAGGCCCATTCCTTCATATAATGATAATATGtgaaatatatattgttttaagTAATGGCTTATTACATCATGCATAAAAATATTCCAGACGGGGCTGAGGAAGATCTGAGAGGACAGAGGAACTGAGTATTTTGTTACTGGTTTGGGAAATGTACTGTCAGCCGTTAAACATAAAACAATCACACTTTGTTTTTTCAAACCCTAGATCTTTGAGAATAATTCCCAGCGATAGTATGAGAAATAAAGGTGATATAATATATTGCTTCATGCAACGGCTCTTTCCAAAAGACAATAATAACGTATTTCTAGAGGACCAATTGAGCAGTAGAGTGTTTGCAGTGTTTACAGCTATAGACATTTGTTTTTACCCTGAATTTGGACATATACAGTGAACTTACTTCTGTAGGTTCACTGTATATGGATTTAAACTGCCAACCTTCAACACTGTATTGTATTAAAAATTTATCCGTAATTCCTTTTGAATTCATAGTGTCAGGTGGATACGTTATCAGCTAATGTTATGTTTGAATGATAAGAATAAATAccatgattattattatatttttactGGGTAACTAAAAACTCAGAATAATGATACTGACCTTGGGCTTTGATGGATTGGAAGGTATCTAGAAATTATAAAATAGGTTATCGTCTGACATTCTAAAAATAAATTCTACATGAGATACCTGAACACTTCACACAAGTTGGTAAAGTAGCATAACCTACTGTAATGCATTAATGGGGATCAAGCAATGGTCATTCTTATCTgaacaaaatgtaaaataatgatAGAGAGAAATAAATATGATGACGAATGGAATAAGATACAAGACACTAATCATAGCCATGAGATTCAGAAATATCAAGAGTTCCTAAAGTAAAATAGTAAAAAGTAAGACtaaaagaggggagagaagaagaggaatatcctgtagcacaaacagaTGATGAAACTGTAGAAATGTAGAAATAACTCACCAAAAAGGAGGATGACCAAGAACAGATGACCAGCCATATCAGGGATGAACAATGCCATTTGTCAGACAGCtacatactgttagtctgacttcaCAGTAAGGTGTGTGACTGAGTCCGAGGATTGTTTGAATAGAGAAGCAGATGTGGAGCTTGTTCACTACAAAACCACAGAGAGCAGAAACGTAAACAACAGTCTCATACAGCAAGTGTGAGCTAATGTTGCAGAAGTAAGGGTATCTGAATAATCAGAATAATTTATTGGTCATACACTCTCCTCCATGTGCATTTGGACAGTGaaaccaaaaatatatatttgacgcTTTACTCcagtattttagatttgagatagaatgtttcgtataaggtgacagtacagaatttcCCCTTTATTTTAGGATACTTTCATAAAGTTCTCATTCCCCTTgacttattattataattattattattattgtgttacagactgaattcaaaatgtatttaaaaaaaaacatgactcacccatctacacacaataccccattatgacaaactgaaaacatattttttgtaatttttgctaatttattgaaaataaaatacagaaatatctcatttagatAAGTActtacacccctgagtcaatactttgtatgtCAAGGAACTCCATacatgcaggaggggtgaagtcaggcgcaggagaccaaggCACGTGAAAACACGTTTAATAGACACCAGTCCAAAATGCCGAATACAAGGCAGGGAACAATAAATCCAGCAATAGGCAAGAACCCCCAAACCGAGTCGGAACACAGCCCAGGAAACTCGTATGCCAAAATAAATGAACGGCAGAGAAAAACCCAATCCCCAACCTTACAATAGTAGacacaaataatcccgcacaatcccaaacctaaacagacagactaaatacccccactaacgaactaactcaaaacaggtgcttacataaaacagacatcaccaaatgaaaatgaaaaggagattggtggcagctagtaggccgggcgacgacgaccgccgagcgccgcccgaacggggagaggcgccaccttctgtagaCGTTGTGACATTgaagaagcacatttggcagagattacagctgtgagtctttctgggtctctaagtctctaagagctttccacacctggattgtgcaacatttgcccatttttcTTTTGCTATTTCTTcttgatctatcctcagttttctcctatcacagccatttaactctgtaactgttttaaagtcatgattgggctcatggtgaaatctctgagcgggtttcttcctctccggcaactaagttATGAATGATGCCagtatccaaagtgtaattaataacttcaccatgctcaaagggatattcagaatgcttcttctttttttacccatctgctGACAAGTGTCATTCTTTATGAGGCATTAgacaacctccctggtctt harbors:
- the LOC123725650 gene encoding uncharacterized protein; protein product: MRCIYYAVEMSIYSPYSDPVSVTLLDLPPPRLTVSSTVIRERDSVQLSCQTPPSVSVSQCYFYTEGRDPKPSPCTRSLTGAELLLWAGERLSAEIKLRCFYTVEAHYPSTHSHPAPITILGELQKPDISVNDESSHDITIICVLPESVSDGHSCNLYTGDQTQAYKEAWVRRFNTALSKLFCTFTVTKNDLFRHLQLERDVSCDYRVNTGSPSLSPRSDKYIIIGQKPNITVSLKENFIITCLIPGSVSNDTTCNLYVGEQSKRIFRAHIRKKKHTDSNCCFCQFSVVESDLIRRLQTVKRKEVSCDYRVSSGPNSLSPRSDGYSFTVGLTPGPRSTLPPSTTVSPTEVSTVTSTLTPDTTVTATSSLTSPLTPSTAVNPTSAVSTVTSTLTPDITVRPTSLTSPLAPSTAVNPTSDLTVSPTLTTDTPKSPTESESGHTISVYWC